A section of the Kribbella sp. HUAS MG21 genome encodes:
- a CDS encoding 3-oxoacyl-ACP reductase, with translation MTDRYQTFTRTPLGQTLVKNLGLPDPAPLPRWTEGAPVIDGPVVFGAIGETDAGKAIQALLHDIGAAFSTAAEGVASSTIRPKALVFDATGAASTADLSSLQRFFSPVIRQLAPAGRVIVVGRTPELSSSSDQHVAQRALEGFTRSLGKEVKRGATVNLVYVAPEAHEQLDSTLRFFLSPKSAYVDGQVARVGTGPLVSNDPDRPLAGKIALVTGAARGIGASIADTLARDGATVVGVDVPQNADPLRKVITRIGGTELLLDVTAVDAAQRIAAHGKEQHGGLDIVVHNAGITRDRRLVNMRTDAWDAVLDVNLRAPERITKHLVESGTVRDGGSIVGVSSMAGIAGNNGQTNYATSKAGVIGMVQALAPVLAERQIRINAVAPGFIETEMTAKIPFAIREVGRRINSLQQGGLPIDVAETIAWFADPASAGVTGNVVRVCGQSMLGA, from the coding sequence ATGACCGATCGCTACCAGACCTTCACCCGGACGCCGCTCGGGCAGACCCTGGTGAAGAACCTGGGTCTGCCCGACCCGGCGCCGCTGCCCCGCTGGACCGAGGGCGCACCGGTGATCGACGGGCCGGTCGTCTTCGGCGCCATCGGCGAGACCGACGCCGGCAAGGCGATCCAGGCCCTGCTGCACGACATCGGCGCCGCGTTCAGTACGGCGGCCGAGGGCGTCGCGTCGAGCACGATCCGCCCGAAGGCGCTGGTCTTCGACGCGACCGGCGCCGCCTCGACCGCGGACCTGAGCAGCCTCCAGCGGTTCTTCTCCCCCGTCATCCGCCAGCTCGCCCCGGCGGGCCGGGTGATCGTCGTCGGCCGTACGCCGGAACTCTCGAGCTCCAGCGACCAGCACGTCGCGCAGCGGGCGCTCGAAGGGTTCACGCGCAGCCTCGGCAAGGAGGTGAAGCGCGGCGCCACGGTCAACCTCGTGTACGTCGCCCCGGAGGCCCACGAGCAGCTCGACTCCACGCTGCGCTTCTTCCTCTCCCCCAAGTCGGCGTACGTCGACGGTCAGGTCGCCCGCGTCGGCACCGGGCCGCTGGTCAGCAACGACCCGGACCGTCCGCTCGCCGGGAAGATCGCGCTGGTGACCGGCGCCGCCCGCGGCATCGGCGCCTCGATCGCCGACACGCTCGCCCGCGACGGCGCGACCGTCGTCGGCGTCGACGTACCGCAGAACGCGGACCCGCTGCGCAAGGTGATCACCCGGATCGGCGGCACCGAGCTGCTCCTCGACGTGACCGCGGTCGACGCGGCGCAGCGGATCGCGGCGCACGGCAAGGAGCAGCACGGCGGGCTCGACATCGTCGTGCACAACGCCGGCATCACCCGCGACCGGCGGCTGGTGAACATGCGCACCGACGCCTGGGACGCCGTCCTCGACGTCAACCTGCGCGCTCCCGAGCGGATCACCAAGCACCTGGTCGAGTCCGGCACGGTCCGCGACGGCGGCTCGATCGTCGGCGTCTCGTCGATGGCCGGGATCGCCGGCAACAACGGCCAGACGAACTACGCGACCTCGAAGGCCGGCGTGATCGGCATGGTCCAGGCGCTCGCCCCGGTGCTCGCCGAGCGGCAGATCCGGATCAACGCGGTCGCGCCCGGGTTCATCGAGACCGAGATGACCGCGAAGATCCCGTTCGCGATCCGCGAGGTCGGCCGCCGGATCAACTCGCTGCAGCAGGGCGGGCTGCCGATCGACGTCGCCGAGACGATCGCCTGGTTCGCGGATCCGGCCTCGGCCGGGGTCACCGGCAACGTGGTCCGCGTCTGCGGCCAGAGCATGCTGGGCGCCTGA
- a CDS encoding MaoC/PaaZ C-terminal domain-containing protein, whose translation MPTRRYDDSPGFGALYARTVRATLRRADYEPDEDGLTLELPRSAIDQDHLHTYREVTGFQAGPALPPTYPHVLAFPLHLDLMSDPSFPYKPMGIVHLSNTITQKQPLPLHAEPSIRVHSTPERPHPKGTVFDIISEVFVDRELVWSDLTTLLSRSAGTPDARADLLPDPVLRPSAWWDLRGNLGRRYAAASGDRNPIHLFKLTAQAFGFPRQIAHGMWAKAAALASIQRAGRLPDAFTVRVDFRKPLLLPSRVGFGFEQSGKTTDFALYAESHDLTHLIGQLQAH comes from the coding sequence ATGCCGACCCGACGGTACGACGACTCGCCGGGTTTCGGCGCGCTCTACGCGCGGACCGTGCGCGCGACGCTGCGCCGGGCCGACTACGAGCCGGACGAGGACGGGCTGACGCTCGAGCTCCCCCGCTCCGCGATCGACCAGGACCACCTGCACACCTACCGCGAGGTGACCGGGTTCCAGGCCGGCCCGGCGCTGCCGCCGACGTACCCGCACGTCCTGGCCTTCCCGCTGCACCTCGACCTGATGTCCGACCCGTCGTTCCCCTACAAGCCGATGGGGATCGTGCACCTGTCGAACACGATCACGCAGAAGCAGCCGCTGCCGCTGCACGCGGAGCCGTCGATCCGCGTGCACAGTACGCCGGAGCGGCCGCACCCGAAGGGCACCGTCTTCGACATCATCAGCGAGGTGTTCGTCGACCGCGAGCTCGTGTGGAGCGACCTGACGACGCTGCTCAGCCGCTCCGCCGGGACCCCCGACGCGCGCGCGGACCTGCTGCCCGACCCGGTGCTGAGGCCGAGCGCCTGGTGGGACCTGCGCGGCAACCTCGGCCGCCGGTACGCCGCGGCGTCCGGCGACCGGAACCCGATCCACCTGTTCAAGCTGACCGCTCAGGCGTTCGGGTTCCCGCGCCAGATCGCGCACGGCATGTGGGCCAAGGCCGCCGCGCTGGCGTCGATCCAGCGCGCCGGCCGGCTGCCCGACGCCTTCACGGTCCGCGTGGACTTCCGCAAGCCGTTGCTGCTCCCGTCCCGCGTCGGGTTCGGCTTCGAACAGTCCGGCAAGACGACCGACTTCGCGCTGTACGCCGAGTCACACGACCTCACCCACCTGATCGGACAGCTGCAGGCACACTGA
- the thrS gene encoding threonine--tRNA ligase, giving the protein MYDHRKIGRELGLFDSDPLIGAGLPYWLPAGAAVRRALESYIAEVERRAGYQQVYSPVLAKKELYEISGHWAKYHDDMYPPMDIGGEELVLRPSICPHHALMYRSRSHSYRELPLRISELGGQYRAELSGAIGGLSRVRAMQLNDAHIFCRLDQVASEAADALRLINQAYADMGIRASRYVLALPAVDAEFNSPASKYVGDAASWAQAAELLREVLKDAGVDYEDAPGDAAFYGPKIDIQMMDSAGREFSLSTVQVDFHQPAAFGLEYVGADGNKHRPVMVHRAIVGSIERAMAQLIEVHGGAFPAWLAPVQVVVLPISDAEEKLAVEVARRALDRGLRVEVAHADEGSLGARIRENRLAPYQAVIGAREAEAGSLAVRERDGQRWDPAPIGEVLDRIARLSVPAAVRSGG; this is encoded by the coding sequence ATGTACGACCACCGCAAGATCGGCCGCGAACTCGGCCTGTTCGACTCCGACCCGTTGATCGGCGCGGGCCTGCCCTACTGGCTGCCGGCCGGAGCCGCCGTACGACGGGCGCTCGAGAGCTACATCGCCGAAGTCGAACGCAGAGCCGGCTACCAGCAGGTGTACTCACCCGTGCTCGCGAAGAAGGAGCTCTACGAGATCTCCGGCCACTGGGCGAAGTACCACGACGACATGTACCCGCCGATGGACATCGGTGGCGAGGAACTCGTGCTGCGACCGAGCATCTGCCCGCACCACGCGCTGATGTACCGCTCCCGCTCGCACAGCTACCGCGAGCTGCCGCTGCGTATCTCCGAACTCGGCGGCCAGTACCGCGCCGAGCTCTCCGGCGCGATCGGCGGCCTGAGCCGGGTCCGCGCGATGCAGCTCAACGACGCGCACATCTTCTGCCGCCTCGACCAGGTGGCCTCCGAGGCCGCGGACGCACTGCGGCTGATCAACCAGGCGTACGCCGACATGGGCATCCGCGCGTCGCGGTACGTGCTCGCGCTCCCTGCCGTCGACGCGGAGTTCAACAGCCCGGCGAGCAAGTACGTCGGTGACGCGGCGAGCTGGGCGCAGGCGGCCGAGCTGCTCCGCGAGGTACTGAAGGACGCGGGGGTCGACTACGAGGACGCGCCCGGCGACGCGGCGTTCTACGGGCCGAAGATCGACATCCAGATGATGGATTCGGCCGGCCGCGAGTTCAGCCTGTCGACCGTGCAGGTGGACTTCCACCAGCCGGCCGCGTTCGGGCTCGAGTACGTCGGTGCCGACGGCAACAAGCACCGGCCGGTGATGGTGCACCGGGCGATCGTCGGCAGCATCGAGCGGGCGATGGCGCAACTGATCGAGGTGCACGGCGGCGCGTTCCCGGCGTGGCTCGCGCCGGTGCAGGTCGTCGTACTGCCGATCTCGGACGCCGAGGAGAAGCTCGCCGTCGAGGTCGCCCGGCGGGCCTTGGACCGGGGCCTCCGGGTCGAGGTCGCGCACGCCGACGAGGGCAGCCTCGGCGCCCGGATCCGCGAGAACCGGCTGGCGCCGTACCAGGCAGTGATCGGCGCCCGCGAGGCCGAAGCCGGATCCCTCGCCGTCCGCGAGCGCGACGGGCAGCGGTGGGACCCGGCGCCGATCGGCGAGGTGCTCGACCGGATCGCCAGGCTCAGTGTGCCTGCAGCTGTCCGATCAGGTGGGTGA
- a CDS encoding acyl-CoA thioesterase II, which yields MPESLEDLVELLDLELIDVDLFRGRQPQTSMQRVFGGQVLGQALAAASRSVDPERVVHSLHGYFLRAGDTSVPIVYRAEPTRDGGSFSSRRVVASQHGKPIFYMSASFQRPERGLDHQDPMPDDAVPPEEAPRLATVLEARSGRPAADWDREWAALDVRLAGVTGRQFWIRAAGKLPDEAALHACVLAYASDLTLLGASLLPHGIVIGDRRIQPASLDHALWFHRPFRADEWLLYDQASPSASGARGFATGRLYNEAGHLVASVAQEGLIRPVGLDDDLLA from the coding sequence ATGCCTGAGTCGCTGGAGGATCTGGTCGAGCTTCTCGACCTGGAGTTGATCGACGTCGACCTGTTCCGGGGACGTCAGCCGCAGACCTCGATGCAACGGGTGTTCGGCGGCCAGGTGCTCGGACAGGCGCTGGCGGCGGCCAGCCGCTCCGTCGACCCCGAGCGCGTCGTGCACTCGCTGCACGGGTACTTCCTGCGCGCCGGCGACACGTCCGTACCGATCGTGTACCGCGCGGAGCCGACGCGTGACGGCGGCTCGTTCAGCAGCCGTCGTGTGGTCGCCTCGCAGCACGGCAAGCCGATCTTCTACATGTCCGCGTCGTTCCAGCGTCCGGAGCGCGGACTGGATCACCAGGACCCGATGCCGGACGACGCCGTACCGCCGGAGGAGGCGCCGCGGCTGGCAACCGTACTGGAAGCCCGGTCCGGGCGTCCGGCGGCTGACTGGGATCGTGAGTGGGCGGCGCTCGACGTCCGGCTGGCGGGCGTCACCGGCCGCCAGTTCTGGATTCGTGCCGCGGGCAAGCTTCCTGACGAGGCGGCGCTGCACGCCTGCGTGCTGGCGTACGCGAGCGACCTGACACTGCTCGGCGCCAGCCTGCTGCCGCACGGCATCGTGATCGGCGACCGCCGGATCCAGCCCGCGTCGCTCGACCACGCGTTGTGGTTCCACCGGCCCTTCCGCGCGGACGAATGGCTGCTGTACGACCAGGCGTCGCCGTCGGCCTCCGGTGCCCGTGGCTTCGCGACCGGCCGGCTCTACAACGAAGCCGGCCACTTGGTGGCCTCTGTCGCGCAGGAGGGCCTCATTCGCCCCGTCGGGCTGGACGACGATCTGCTAGCGTAG
- a CDS encoding PAC2 family protein translates to MLRPDDLYEIVDESVATGPAAPPKVMVHSLDGFMDAGRAGRVTADHLLEVLDHRLLARFDVDLLHDYRARRPEVTFAEDRFTDYTPPHLSLHLVTDDAGVEFLLLEGAEPDNHWDRFAGAIRQLVELYNVTLTVGVHGIPMGVPHTRPLGLTAHATRPELVTRANIWDGEMQLPASAGTMLQVRLGEAGKDAMGFAVHVPHYLAENRFPSAALALVHAISAATGLLLPSKALLDEAAVTGRLVDEQVEASEDASAVVKALETQYDAAAGSLSRKSLLADSTPSADELGAEVEQFLAELNREDDK, encoded by the coding sequence ATGCTGCGACCGGACGACCTCTACGAGATCGTCGACGAGTCGGTGGCGACCGGCCCGGCGGCGCCGCCGAAGGTCATGGTGCACTCACTGGACGGGTTCATGGACGCCGGCCGGGCCGGCCGCGTGACCGCCGACCACTTGCTCGAGGTGCTCGACCACCGGCTGCTCGCGCGGTTCGACGTCGACCTCCTGCACGACTACCGGGCCCGGCGCCCCGAGGTGACGTTCGCCGAGGACCGGTTCACCGACTACACCCCGCCGCACCTGAGCCTGCATCTGGTGACCGACGACGCGGGCGTCGAGTTCCTGCTGCTCGAGGGCGCCGAGCCCGACAACCACTGGGACCGGTTCGCCGGCGCGATCCGGCAGCTCGTCGAGCTCTACAACGTGACGCTCACGGTGGGTGTCCACGGCATCCCCATGGGTGTTCCGCACACCCGCCCGCTCGGCCTGACCGCGCATGCGACGCGGCCCGAGCTGGTGACCCGCGCGAACATCTGGGACGGCGAGATGCAGCTGCCCGCGAGCGCCGGCACGATGCTGCAGGTCCGCCTGGGCGAGGCCGGCAAGGACGCGATGGGCTTCGCCGTGCACGTCCCGCACTACCTCGCCGAGAACCGCTTCCCGAGCGCGGCGCTGGCGCTGGTGCACGCGATCTCCGCGGCGACCGGGCTGCTGCTGCCGAGCAAGGCGCTGCTCGACGAGGCCGCCGTCACCGGCCGGCTCGTCGACGAGCAGGTCGAGGCCTCCGAGGACGCGTCGGCGGTCGTCAAGGCGCTCGAGACGCAGTACGACGCCGCGGCCGGCTCGCTGAGCCGCAAGAGCCTGCTCGCGGACTCCACGCCGTCCGCGGACGAGCTCGGTGCCGAGGTCGAGCAGTTCCTGGCCGAGCTGAACCGCGAGGACGACAAGTAA
- a CDS encoding hydroxyacid dehydrogenase produces MSLEPNSALTVMLAMNDGSRDRVLVPRVRQRLESVATVLPVSPGSSFLADPAVRAALPDVDVLLTGWGCPRIGPEVLDEAPKLQAILHAAGSVKAIVDPSAFDRGIQVSSAATANAQPVAEFTVAAIVLAGKRAFRLAAQYRLERRKADPHGMPGSYGTTVGLLGASRIGKMVAERLRGFDLEVLISDPYLTPAEAAELGAELVDNDTLFRRSDILSVHAPLLPETVGLVDARLLGLLKDGSALINTARGKIVDPDALLRECASGRIDAILDVTEPEPLPPDSPLLDLPNVFVTPHVAGAVGHEIARLGELAVSELERLAAGKPLEHAISPTELGRLA; encoded by the coding sequence GTGAGCCTTGAACCGAATTCCGCCCTGACGGTGATGCTGGCGATGAACGACGGCAGCCGCGACCGCGTGCTGGTGCCGCGGGTCCGGCAGCGCCTGGAGTCCGTCGCCACCGTGTTGCCGGTCAGCCCGGGCAGCAGCTTCCTCGCCGATCCCGCCGTGCGGGCCGCGCTGCCGGACGTCGACGTACTGCTCACCGGCTGGGGCTGCCCGCGGATCGGTCCGGAGGTACTGGACGAGGCGCCGAAGCTGCAGGCGATCCTGCACGCGGCGGGCTCGGTGAAGGCGATCGTGGACCCGAGCGCGTTCGACCGCGGCATCCAGGTGTCGTCGGCGGCGACCGCGAACGCGCAGCCGGTGGCCGAGTTCACGGTGGCCGCGATCGTGCTCGCCGGGAAGCGGGCCTTCCGGCTCGCGGCGCAGTACCGGCTGGAGCGGCGTAAGGCCGACCCGCACGGGATGCCCGGCAGCTACGGCACGACGGTCGGCCTGCTGGGAGCGTCCCGGATCGGGAAGATGGTGGCGGAGCGGCTGCGCGGCTTCGACCTCGAGGTGCTGATCAGCGACCCGTACCTGACACCGGCCGAGGCTGCCGAGCTCGGCGCGGAACTGGTCGACAACGACACGCTCTTCCGGCGTAGCGACATTCTGAGCGTGCACGCGCCGCTGCTGCCGGAGACGGTCGGCCTGGTCGACGCGCGGCTGCTCGGCCTGCTCAAGGACGGCTCGGCGCTGATCAACACCGCGCGCGGCAAGATCGTGGACCCCGACGCGCTGCTCCGCGAGTGCGCGTCCGGCCGGATCGACGCGATCCTCGACGTCACCGAGCCCGAGCCCCTGCCGCCGGACTCGCCGCTGCTCGACCTGCCGAACGTCTTCGTCACCCCGCACGTCGCCGGTGCCGTCGGCCACGAGATCGCCCGGCTCGGCGAACTCGCCGTCAGCGAACTCGAACGCCTCGCCGCCGGCAAACCCCTCGAACACGCCATCAGCCCCACCGAGCTCGGGAGGCTCGCATGA
- a CDS encoding DUF2264 domain-containing protein, with product MTRLILPDTDRELSRQTGWVRAHWEALADHLLDSLVPYFSPGASLVELPGRPSRSGTASDALEGFARSFMLAAFRIAGVQGKGCEQLIERYARGVANGANPDHPEAWLRLTPRSQQMVEAAAIAVSLHETREWIWDRLDTRAQEHVAEWLGGFNGSTTHDNNWRLFQVVSEQFLASVGAPYEQSDIDGGLDRIEDWYVGNGWYSDGDGQNYDNYIGWAMHLYPGLWARMAAATPGAQYEDRLKLYKERIKLFLEDAVHLVGNDGAPIYQGRSLTYRMASAAPYWMGALLDSTPLTPGETRRLCSGIARHFVQHGVPDERGVLTLGWYDTFLPATQQYSGPGSPYWASKGFVGLILPPEHPVWSDPEDSVPLDDADQVRAMPEPGWIVHASRHDQVVQLVNHGADHAPVTEPQGPEPAGDPHYNRLAYANHAGPDLSDHEPHVDNLISLVSPDGAASGRGRIRRLGVDGRTAASWHNAWLGAEGPWPIEIVSIVHNGWEIRCALVDGPAGSLVRSGGFAVAGDSLPEATVSARAASARNADGLVSAVVGLHGYDEAGVQRGLGVNAFGAHSATPYLTAPHTGEPLVLVNAVLLTRDALRPEALAEGIDVSVAGTTVRIGLPGGGSEVVELGRNRAG from the coding sequence ATGACCCGCTTGATCCTGCCCGACACCGACCGTGAACTGTCGCGCCAGACCGGTTGGGTGCGCGCGCACTGGGAGGCGCTCGCCGACCACCTGCTGGACTCGCTCGTGCCGTACTTCTCCCCCGGCGCCTCGCTCGTCGAGCTGCCGGGCCGACCGAGCCGGTCGGGTACGGCGTCCGACGCGCTGGAAGGGTTCGCGCGGTCGTTCATGCTCGCCGCCTTCCGGATCGCCGGCGTGCAGGGCAAGGGCTGTGAGCAGCTGATCGAGCGGTACGCGCGCGGCGTCGCGAACGGCGCGAACCCGGACCACCCGGAGGCCTGGCTGCGGCTCACGCCGAGATCGCAGCAGATGGTCGAGGCCGCCGCGATCGCGGTCTCCCTGCACGAGACCCGCGAGTGGATCTGGGACCGGCTCGACACCCGGGCCCAGGAGCACGTCGCGGAGTGGCTCGGCGGCTTCAACGGGTCCACGACACACGACAACAACTGGCGGCTGTTCCAGGTCGTCAGCGAGCAGTTCCTCGCCTCGGTCGGCGCGCCGTACGAGCAGAGCGACATCGACGGCGGCCTCGACCGCATCGAGGACTGGTACGTCGGCAACGGGTGGTACTCCGACGGCGACGGGCAGAACTACGACAACTACATCGGCTGGGCGATGCACCTGTACCCGGGCCTGTGGGCGCGGATGGCGGCGGCCACCCCGGGAGCGCAGTACGAGGACCGGCTGAAGCTCTACAAGGAGCGGATCAAGCTGTTCCTGGAGGACGCGGTACATCTGGTCGGGAACGACGGGGCGCCGATCTACCAGGGCCGCTCGCTCACCTACCGGATGGCGTCGGCGGCGCCGTACTGGATGGGCGCGCTGCTCGACTCGACGCCGTTGACGCCGGGCGAGACGCGGCGGCTGTGCTCCGGGATCGCCCGGCACTTCGTGCAGCACGGCGTACCGGACGAGCGCGGCGTGCTGACGCTCGGGTGGTACGACACGTTCCTGCCGGCCACGCAGCAGTACTCCGGACCGGGATCGCCGTACTGGGCCTCGAAGGGGTTCGTCGGGCTGATCCTGCCGCCGGAGCACCCGGTCTGGTCGGACCCCGAGGACTCCGTCCCGCTCGACGACGCGGACCAGGTCCGGGCGATGCCGGAGCCGGGCTGGATCGTGCACGCAAGCCGGCACGACCAGGTGGTGCAGCTGGTCAACCACGGCGCCGACCACGCGCCGGTGACCGAACCGCAAGGCCCGGAGCCCGCGGGCGACCCGCACTACAACCGGCTCGCGTACGCGAACCACGCGGGACCGGACCTGTCGGACCACGAGCCGCACGTCGACAACCTGATCTCGCTGGTCTCCCCCGACGGCGCTGCGAGCGGCCGCGGCCGGATCCGCCGGCTGGGGGTCGACGGCCGTACGGCGGCCTCGTGGCACAACGCGTGGCTCGGCGCCGAGGGTCCGTGGCCGATCGAGATCGTGTCGATCGTGCACAACGGCTGGGAGATCCGCTGCGCGCTGGTCGACGGGCCGGCCGGATCGCTCGTCCGCAGCGGCGGCTTCGCGGTCGCCGGCGACTCTTTGCCGGAGGCAACGGTCAGCGCGCGGGCGGCGTCCGCGCGGAACGCCGACGGATTGGTGTCGGCGGTCGTCGGGTTGCACGGGTACGACGAGGCGGGCGTGCAGCGGGGTCTCGGGGTGAACGCGTTCGGCGCGCACTCCGCGACGCCGTACCTGACCGCGCCGCACACCGGCGAACCGCTCGTGCTGGTGAACGCCGTACTCCTGACCCGGGACGCGTTGCGGCCCGAGGCGCTTGCCGAAGGCATCGATGTGTCGGTGGCCGGTACGACGGTCCGGATCGGGTTGCCGGGCGGCGGTTCCGAGGTGGTCGAACTGGGACGGAACCGTGCCGGTTAG
- a CDS encoding ferritin, with translation MSTYEKLLQDQIRNEFTASQQYVAVAVWFDEQDLPRLAAHFYKQSLEERNHAMMMVQYLLDKDIRPQIPSVGEVESDFKSALEPLELALAQEITVTKQIETLARTARDESDYIGEQFMQWFLKEQVEEVSAMKTLVNVAKRASDNLFHLEDFLARETVGEVGNDPTAPAAAGGTV, from the coding sequence ATGAGCACGTACGAGAAACTCCTGCAGGACCAGATCCGCAACGAATTCACGGCGTCGCAGCAGTACGTGGCGGTCGCCGTCTGGTTCGACGAGCAGGATCTGCCGCGGCTGGCCGCGCACTTCTACAAGCAGTCCCTGGAAGAGCGCAACCACGCCATGATGATGGTGCAGTACCTGCTGGACAAGGACATCCGGCCGCAGATCCCGTCGGTCGGTGAGGTCGAGTCGGACTTCAAGTCCGCGCTGGAACCGCTCGAGCTCGCGCTCGCGCAGGAGATCACCGTCACCAAGCAGATCGAGACGCTGGCCCGCACCGCGCGGGACGAGAGCGACTACATCGGCGAGCAGTTCATGCAGTGGTTCCTCAAGGAGCAGGTCGAGGAGGTCTCCGCGATGAAGACGCTGGTGAACGTCGCCAAGCGCGCCAGCGACAACCTCTTCCACCTCGAGGACTTCCTGGCCCGGGAGACCGTCGGCGAGGTGGGCAACGACCCGACCGCACCCGCCGCGGCCGGCGGCACGGTCTAG
- a CDS encoding DUF2207 domain-containing protein encodes MHRGIRVVVSTLFAVAALAGFAPPASAATGDEITDFAIEYTVSEDGVLHVKETIEYSFGSSGRHGIYRDLVVREPYKDDNTKDQKYEVSNISVWSPGASDDWSSETTKFNDGRDAVLRIKIGSADRTIYSNDATYVIKYDVRGALRRFGDHSELYWDATGSNWDAAIKKVTVSVTVPQGVQRAECYSGPAGSTAACESKSLTAGQAVFGASGLVRKEQLTVVAGIKAGAVRNDTPIVVDPPGALERAGLSWLGIAASVLVTAAAAGLAVLHHRKAGRDQRYVDLPPGTLPPEGAKARIGVDTLAVEQLPVAFAPPKIPVAEGGLLLDGAATNREVAATLIDLAVRGALRIDNSDNSAGTDHAGGVRKAVLVDPAVATEPHEEALLKGLFPDLRPGDERLLKAAAPGDYSLVRGAEATIAAVQRQVRLHNWYVKMPHTAGGTDGDMTLPVGWMLAIAIVVLGIGAAQLGSGPFTSGRFLLIAAPGTALLVLVGLWVSRKRRGRRTATGRALTDQVLGFRKYLATAEADQLRFEEGEDIFSKYLPWAIAFGLAERWQRVCGELVRTGRLTADPDWYVGPSYYTSDWTASSFSSTVASTFAAPPPPPPEPSGGGGGGSSSGFSSSSSYSSSDSGSSGGGGGGGGGGSW; translated from the coding sequence ATGCATCGGGGGATCAGGGTCGTCGTCAGCACGCTCTTCGCCGTGGCCGCGCTGGCGGGATTCGCGCCACCGGCGAGCGCCGCGACCGGCGACGAGATCACCGACTTCGCGATCGAGTACACGGTGTCCGAGGACGGCGTCCTGCACGTCAAGGAGACCATCGAGTACTCGTTCGGCAGCAGTGGCCGGCACGGCATCTACCGGGACCTGGTCGTCCGGGAGCCGTACAAGGACGACAACACCAAGGACCAGAAGTACGAGGTCTCCAACATCTCGGTGTGGAGCCCGGGCGCGTCGGACGACTGGTCGAGCGAGACGACCAAGTTCAACGACGGCCGGGACGCGGTCCTGCGAATCAAGATCGGCTCCGCGGACCGGACCATCTACTCGAACGACGCGACGTACGTCATCAAGTACGACGTCCGCGGGGCGCTCCGCCGGTTCGGGGACCACAGCGAGCTCTACTGGGACGCCACCGGCTCCAACTGGGACGCGGCGATCAAGAAGGTGACCGTGAGCGTCACGGTCCCGCAGGGCGTGCAGCGGGCCGAGTGCTACAGCGGTCCGGCGGGCTCGACCGCCGCCTGTGAGAGTAAGTCGCTGACGGCCGGTCAGGCGGTGTTCGGCGCCTCGGGCCTGGTGCGCAAGGAGCAACTGACGGTCGTCGCCGGGATCAAGGCCGGCGCCGTGCGGAACGACACCCCGATCGTGGTCGACCCGCCCGGCGCGCTCGAGCGTGCCGGGCTGTCCTGGCTCGGGATCGCCGCCTCGGTGCTGGTGACGGCAGCCGCAGCCGGCCTCGCCGTCCTCCACCACCGCAAGGCCGGCCGCGACCAGCGCTACGTCGACCTACCACCGGGCACGCTTCCGCCGGAGGGTGCGAAGGCGCGGATCGGTGTGGACACCCTGGCCGTGGAGCAGCTGCCGGTCGCGTTCGCGCCGCCGAAGATCCCGGTCGCCGAGGGCGGCCTGCTGCTCGACGGCGCGGCGACCAACCGGGAGGTCGCGGCCACGCTGATCGACCTCGCGGTCCGCGGCGCGCTCCGCATCGACAACTCCGACAACTCCGCCGGCACCGACCACGCCGGCGGCGTACGCAAGGCAGTCCTGGTGGATCCGGCGGTCGCGACCGAGCCGCACGAAGAAGCGCTGCTCAAGGGCCTGTTCCCGGACCTGCGACCCGGCGACGAGCGGCTGCTCAAGGCGGCCGCTCCGGGCGACTATTCGCTGGTCCGCGGCGCAGAGGCGACGATCGCCGCCGTCCAGCGGCAGGTCCGCCTGCACAACTGGTACGTCAAGATGCCGCACACCGCCGGCGGTACCGACGGCGACATGACGCTGCCCGTCGGCTGGATGCTCGCGATCGCGATCGTCGTCCTCGGCATCGGCGCCGCACAGCTCGGCTCGGGGCCGTTCACCTCCGGGCGGTTCCTGCTGATCGCCGCACCGGGGACCGCGCTGCTGGTCCTGGTCGGGCTGTGGGTGTCGAGGAAGCGGCGCGGACGGCGGACGGCGACCGGACGGGCCCTGACCGATCAGGTCCTCGGCTTCCGGAAGTACCTCGCCACGGCCGAGGCGGACCAGCTGCGCTTCGAGGAGGGCGAGGACATCTTCAGCAAGTACCTGCCCTGGGCGATCGCGTTCGGCCTGGCGGAGCGCTGGCAGCGGGTCTGCGGCGAGCTGGTCCGCACGGGCCGCCTGACCGCGGATCCCGACTGGTACGTCGGTCCGTCGTACTACACGTCCGACTGGACGGCGTCGTCGTTCAGCTCGACCGTCGCCAGTACGTTCGCGGCGCCGCCCCCACCTCCTCCGGAACCGTCCGGCGGCGGCGGTGGCGGCAGCTCGTCCGGCTTCTCGTCCAGCTCGTCGTACTCGTCGTCCGACTCCGGCTCCTCGGGCGGCGGCGGAGGCGGCGGTGGCGGGGGCAGCTGGTAG